GCAGGAATCTTTCTTGTAGCAAGACTTCAACCTTTGTATTCAATATTCCCCTCTATTCAGTTCATTATTGCTTTAGTTGGTACCATTACTTGTTTTTTAGGAGCCTCTATAGCTTTGACCCAAATGGATTTAAAAAAAGGTTTAGCATACAGCACAGTTTCTCAGCTTGGGTATATGATGCTCGCAATGGGTTGTGGAGCACCAGTTGCAGGAATTTTTCATTTAGTAACTCATGCTTGCTTTAAAGCAATGCTATTTTTGGGATCTGGTTCAGTAATACATGCTATGGAAGAAGTAGTTGGCCATCAGCCTGTATTAGCTCAAGATATGAGATTGATGGGCGGTTTAAGAAAAAAAATGCCATATACATCAACAACATTTTTAATAGGTTGTATAGCAATTAGTGGGATTCCCCCATTGGCAGGTTTTTGGAGTAAAGATGAGATACTCGGAAATGCTTTTATATCATTTCCAGCTTTTTGGTTCGTAGGACTTCTAACAGCTGGTATGACTGCTTTTTATATGTTTAGGCTTTATTTCTTGACATTCGAAGGAGATTTCAGAGGAGAGAATAAAGAATTGCAAAAAGAGCTTTTAATAGCCTCTAAAATAAATATAGATGAAGAAAATGAAGAAGAGCATGAAGAACATGGCTCTATTCATGAGTCACCCTGGTCAATGACATTCCCCTTGGTATTTCTAGCTGTACCTTCTATAGTTATTGGTTTTATGGGGCTTCCATGGGATAGCAAAATTGCAAATTTACTAGATCCTGAAGAAGCAGAGATTGTTGCAAAAGCCTTCGATTTAAAAGAATTTTTGCCTTTAGCAATTGCGTCAGTAGTTATTGCATCAGCTGGAATCATTATTGCTTATCAGGCATATTTTCTGAAAAAAATTAATCTATCAGTTTTATTTGCCGAAAAGTTTCCTAGCATCAACCAATTTTTATCGAATAAATGGTATTTAGATGATATTAATGAAAAACTATTTGTTAAGGGTAGTAGAAAACTTGCTAAAGAAGTCTTAGAGGTTGATTCTAAGGTTGTTGATGGTGTTGTAAATCTTACTGGACTAGTAACTTTAGGTAGTGGAGAAGGTTTAAAATATTTTGAGACTGGTAGGGCTCAATTCTATGCGCTTATTGTTTTTGGAGGTGTAATTCTACTGGTTGCTATATTTGGTTTTCAATCTCCTCAAGTATCTTAATTACAATTGTGTGTCTTCACTGTCCATTGGGGTGAAAAAATAGAGAAAATTTCTAGACTTTATTTAAGATAAATTTCTTATTAAATTGAGTACTTATTTTTATACACATTTTGCGACACAAATGTTTGGAACTTTGGGAGCTGGATTGTCTAATTTTCCTTGGTTATCTGTTTCTATTTTATTTCCAATTGGTAGTGCATTTGTGATACCTTTTTTCCCAGATAAGGGCGATGGTAAAGAGGTGAGATGGTTTGCATTGTCAATTGCATTAATAACTTTTTTAATAACTGTAGGTTCATATATAAATGGATTTGATATTAGTAATGAAAATGTTCAACTTAAAGAAAATATTAGCTGGCTCCCTGATTTAGGTCTTACTTGGTCTGTTGGCGCTGATGGCATTTCTATGCCGTTGATATTACTTACGAGTTTTATAACTGCTTTAGCAGTTCTTGCCGCATGGCCAGTCAAGTTCAAACCAAAGTTATTTTTCTTTTTGATATTGGTTATGGATGGCGGGCAAATCGCTGTTTTTGCCGTACAAGATATGCTTTTATTCTTTCTAACTTGGGAACTTGAGTTAATTCCCGTTTATTTATTACTGGCTATATGGGGTGGCAAAAATCGACAATATGCAGCAACAAAATTCATTATTTATACAGCTGGCAGTTCTATCTTCATTCTTTTGGCAGCGTTAGCAATGGGTTTCTATGGTACAGAAATTCCTAACTTTGAGTTTTCTCATTTGTCAGCTCAAGATTTTAGTCAAAAATTCCAAATATTATGTTACGTGGGGTTATTAATTGCGTTTGGAGTTAAATTACCAATCGTACCTCTTCATACTTGGCTTCCAGATGCTCATGGAGAGGCTACAGCTCCTGTTCATATGCTTCTAGCAGGGATTTTGTTAAAGATGGGAGGATATGCTCTTTTAAGGTTTAATGCACAATTATTACCTGTCGCTCATGCTCAATTTGCCCCATTATTAATAGTTCTAGGGGTAGTCAATATAATTTATGCTGCGTTGACATCTTTTGCTCAAAGAAATCTTAAAAGAAAAATTGCATACAGTTCTATAAGTCATATGGGTTTCGTTCTTATTGGAATAGGGAGTTTTAGTAGCCTTGGAACAAGTGGAGCTATGCTGCAAATGGTTAGTCATGGATTAATCGGAGCAAGTTTATTTTTTCTTGTGGGTGCTACCTATGACAGAACGAAGACTCTTAAACTTGATGAAATGAGTGGTGTTGGACAAAAAATGAGAATCATGTTTGCCTTATGGACTGCTTGCTCCTTGGCTTCCTTGGCTTTACCTGGCATGAGTGGATTTGTTTCCGAATTGATGGTATTTACAGGATTTGTTACTGATGAAGTGTACACACTTTCGTTTAGAGTAGTGATGGCTTCTTTAGCTGCCGTCGGAGTAATACTTACTCCTATTTATCTACTGTCAATGTTAAGAGAAATTTTCTTTGGTAAAGAAAATCCTAAATTAATCCAAGAACGAAAACTTATAGATGCAGAGCCAAGGGAAGTTTATATTATTGCTTGTTTACTGTTACCGATTATTGGTATAGGGCTGTACCCAAGATTAGTTACTGAAAGTTATATTGCATCTATCAATAATTTGGTCGATAGAGATTTAACTGCAGTTAAAGGTGCTTTGAAAACAAATATTTTTTTAGGAACCAAAAAAAATGACATCTTAAAAGCTCCAACAATATAATTTCTTAAATTAATGCAAAATTGTTTGGCATTAAATAAATTAAAAGATATCTTGTGAGTAGTTTTTATTTATTTCAAAATATCTTATTTCAATCCTATTGATAGGCAACAATTAGGCCCTAGATTGTTGATTAAGTTCCTTCAAGACGCCGCAGGGAAAGGTGAACTTGATCCATGGGATATTGATGTAATAAGCGTAATTGATAGTTTTTTAGGACAATACTCACATACTTTCAATAAATCTTCAAATATTACAATCTCATATCATAAGGATTTAGCTGAGACAAGCGAAGCATTTTTTGCGGCTTCCGTACTAGTTAATTTAAAGGCTCAGGTTTTAGAATCTGATGTTTTCAAAGAAAATTCTTCAGATTTTGACGATGAATTTAATTTGGATGATCAAGATTGGATTGATAAAGAATTTGATATTCCAAAATATCCTGAAAAGTATCTAAGGAGAAGATCAATTGCGCAACCAATTCTTAAACGTACCACAACCTTGGGAGAACTTGTAAGTCAGTTAGAGTCCATCGCAGAAATTATTGAAACTCAAGATCTTCTGCTCATGAAGAGAAAAAGAAATAAAAAATATTCTGATAAGGCTTTAATTTCTCAAGTAAAATCATTAGCACATCGCGAGAAACTTCCAGAAACCACTAAAGCATTAGGGAGATTTATTGACGGATGGGAAAAAGCCTTACAATGGACAGATTTTGAATATTTAGTCAATAAATGGCAAACAGTTGTAAAAAATGATCTAGATAAAGATCGTTTAGGAGTTTTTTGGGCTTTGTTATTTTTATCATCTGAAAACAAAATTGAAATTAAACAAATTAATTCCTTATATGGTCCGATTCAAATTAAAAGAATCATACCTGATGGTGGAATAGCTCAATTGCCTATAGAAAATCTTGAGATAAGCAATGCCTCTTCGTCTGCCGCCTAGGAGCTTAATAGTAATAACGTATAATTTTAAAAAATAGTTTTGAATTTATGAAGGCAATGATACTTGCAGCAGGTAAAGGCACACGTGTTCAGCCTATTACGCATGTTATTCCGAAACCGATGATACCGATTTTGCAAAAACCTGTTATGGAGTTTCTCTTGGAACTTTTAAGGGAACATAACTTTAAGGAAATAATGGTCAATGTTTCTCATCTGGCTGAAGAAATTGAAAATTATTTTAGGGATGGGCAAAGATTTGGAGTAGAAATTGCTTATAGTTTTGAGGGAAGAATAGAAGATGGAGAATTAATAGGAGATGCTTTGGGTTCTGCAGGAGGATTAAAAAAAATTCAGGATTTTCAAAATTTCTTTGATGAGACTTTTGTCGTTTTATGTGGTGATGCTTTAGTTGATTTAGATTTAACTCAAGCTGTTAAAAAACATAAGCAGAAAGGAGCTATTGCGAGCTTAATAACAAAGAAGGTAACTAAAGATCAAGTATCGAGTTATGGTGTTGTAGTTTCAGATGAAAATGGAAGAATAGAGGCTTTTCAGGAAAAGCCATCAGTTGATCAAGCTTTAAGTGATTCTATAAATACTGGAATTTATCTATTCGAACCCGAAATTTTTAATTACATACCTACAGCAGAAAAATTTGATATCGGAGCTGATCTTTTCCCTAAACTTGTTGAAATGGATTTACCATTTTTTGCATTGCCAATGGATTTTGAATGGGTAGATATTGGAAAAGTTCCTGATTATTGGAGTGCTATTAGAAATGTATTGCAAGGTAAGGTAAGACAAGTGCAAATACCAGGTAAGGAAATAAAACCAGGAGTTTTTACCGGTTTGAATGTAGCGGCTAACTGGGATAAAGTAAATATTACTGGGCCGGTTTATATCGGAGGCATGACTAGGATCGAAGATGGAGCAACTATTATTGGTCCTTCCATGATTGGACCAAGTTGTTGTATTTGCGAGGGAGCAACTATAGATAACTCCATTATTTTTGATTATTCTAAAATTGGTAAAGGTGTACGACTTATGGATAAGTTAGTTTTTGGTAAATATTGTGTTGGGAAAAATGGAGATCATTTTGATTTGCAAGATGCATCTTTAGATTGGTTAATAGCAGATTCAAGAAGATCTGATTTAACTGAGCCATCGCCTCAGCAGAAAGCTATGGCAGAATTATTAGGTACTGATTTGATTAATATTCCAGACTAAGATTAGCTTTTTCAATAATTTCAGGAATTAAATGCTCTGCCTTTACTGCCATTAGATGAACACCATTTGCGATATTAATAAAATCATGAGCTTGTTCAGCTGCAATTTTAATACCTTCTTGTAAAGGGTTTTTAGCCTCTTTAAGACGATTTAAGATACATTCAGGGATCTTTGCGCCTGGAACGTATTTGTTTATAAATAGAGCGTTTTTGTAAGACTTTAATAGGAATACACCTGCAATTACTGGAATTTCAAGAGGATTGCTAATTTTTTCGCAAAACTCTATCAAATTTTCTTTTTCCATAATCATTTGAGTTTGTATAAATCGAGCTCCAGCCTCTTTTTTCTTTTTTATTCTATTTTCTAAGCTTCTTTGATTTCTGCATCCAGGATCAGCGGCAGCACCTGCAAAAATAAAGGTTTTTTTATCGGAAAGTTCTCCCAGAGTAGGATCAATTCCCTCATTGAAGGCCTGAATTTGTTGAAGCAATCTAACTGACTCAAACTCATGAACGGCTTTAGCATCTTGTTGATCCCCGGCTTTTACTGAATCACCGGTAATGCATAAGATGTTTTTAATTCCTAAAGCATTTGCTCCCAAAATGTCCGATTGTAAAGCAATTTTATTACGATCTCTGCAAGATATTTGCATTACTGGTTCGATCCCATTTTCTAGTAATAGTTTGGACATTGCTAAGCTGCACATTCTCATTACTGCTCTGCTTCCATCAGTAATGTTAACAGCATGTACCTTATCTTTCAAAAGTTGTGCTATCTTAAGAGATCTTATGGGGTCCCCACCTCTTGGCGGCATTAGCTCTGCCGTAATGACCTTAGATCTTTTTTCTAAAGTCTGCTGAAGTTTTGATTTCAATTGCCTTTGTTTCTAAGATGGTTAACAAGTGTAATGAGATTGCTAAACTTAATTAATATAAAAAAGGAACTGTTTAAATGCAAATGGTTGAAGAAGAAGTAAACAACATTGATATGATGGGTCTCTCAGCAAGAGAGATGGAAATCATTGATCTCGTAGCCGATGGGCTTACAAATCAAGAAATTGCGGTAAAACTAACTATTAGTAAAAGAACCGTTGATAATCATGTAAGTAATATGTTTACAAAAACTGGTTCAAAAAACAGAGTAGCACTTTTGAATTGGGCAATGGATAATGGAAAGATTTGTAGAGATGGATTTAATTGTTGTTCACTCCCAGACTCTGATCAAGGTTAGAATTATCCTTTATTATTTTTGTATCATTAGCCAAGTCCATTAAACAATAATTTGTAGAAGCTAATTCGAAGAGTTCAGCATATGCAATACATGCATCCTTATCTGAATCGACAAATCTTAATATTCCTTCTTTGTCGTAAAGACCATACATCTCAACAAAAATAAAAATTACTTTGGTTAAATATAAAGAAAATATAAAGGATGAATGGCTCTTTTGACTAGTTACTATTGAAAGTTTTCAAAAAGTCTTCTTTCCAATCTGAAAAAGGATTGTTAGCTAGACTGAAATTTGAGTAATGGGTCATCCCAGTAATTTCTTCTGAAATGAATGATGGGAGAAATAAATCTTCCTCTTCATTGGAAAGTTCGATTTCTGCAATTTCAAGTGGATAATTATTCTCTTTAAAGCAATCTATAATCCAAGATTTTTTTTTAACTTCTAAAAAGAATCTTTCTTTTTTAATTTTACTTGAAAGATTTAACATTATTTTTTCAGCATCGCCTCGCGGAATGGAGTATTCATATTCAAAGTTGGTAAAGCCTTTGATATGTTTTTTAAGTGCAATTTTAGAGTTTTTGCTTGTCAACCTTATCCTGGTAATCCAACCCTCTAAACTGTTAGATAAATATCCTTGTTCAATATAAATTTTTTTAGTTATGAATTTTTTCCAATTATCATTTTTTATAAGAAATCTTCTTTCTATTTCTAAGGCCATTTAATTTTTTGTATTCTTTTGAGATAAATCACCTTTCCAATCTAGTTTTTTTATAAGGGTATTATAATAGTTAGTACTTTTCTTAAACTTAATTATTTTGCAGGGAGATTGACCTTTTTTGATCTCACAAAAATAACTTTCCTTGATAGTCATACATTTTGAACCGTCTCTCCATAATTTAATTTCCCCTTTAC
This window of the Prochlorococcus marinus XMU1410 genome carries:
- a CDS encoding helix-turn-helix domain-containing protein, giving the protein MQMVEEEVNNIDMMGLSAREMEIIDLVADGLTNQEIAVKLTISKRTVDNHVSNMFTKTGSKNRVALLNWAMDNGKICRDGFNCCSLPDSDQG
- a CDS encoding NAD(P)H-quinone oxidoreductase subunit 4; this encodes MFGTLGAGLSNFPWLSVSILFPIGSAFVIPFFPDKGDGKEVRWFALSIALITFLITVGSYINGFDISNENVQLKENISWLPDLGLTWSVGADGISMPLILLTSFITALAVLAAWPVKFKPKLFFFLILVMDGGQIAVFAVQDMLLFFLTWELELIPVYLLLAIWGGKNRQYAATKFIIYTAGSSIFILLAALAMGFYGTEIPNFEFSHLSAQDFSQKFQILCYVGLLIAFGVKLPIVPLHTWLPDAHGEATAPVHMLLAGILLKMGGYALLRFNAQLLPVAHAQFAPLLIVLGVVNIIYAALTSFAQRNLKRKIAYSSISHMGFVLIGIGSFSSLGTSGAMLQMVSHGLIGASLFFLVGATYDRTKTLKLDEMSGVGQKMRIMFALWTACSLASLALPGMSGFVSELMVFTGFVTDEVYTLSFRVVMASLAAVGVILTPIYLLSMLREIFFGKENPKLIQERKLIDAEPREVYIIACLLLPIIGIGLYPRLVTESYIASINNLVDRDLTAVKGALKTNIFLGTKKNDILKAPTI
- a CDS encoding NAD(P)H-quinone oxidoreductase subunit 5 produces the protein MPQASEIAWLIPVFPLIGAVLSGLGLISINKKINNSREIVSVGLISFVGISAVISYKALIEQINGYQSVEKLFVWANAGDFTIPMGFVLDPLGSVMLALVTTITLLVMIYSHGYMAHDKGYVRFFTYLALFSSSMMGLIVSPNLLEIYVFWELVGMCSYLLVGFWYDRDGAAHAAQKAFVVNRVGDFGLLLGILGLFWATNSFDFNEIATGISQSISDHSIPIWAALLLCFLVFLGPMAKSAQFPLHVWLPDAMEGPTPISALIHAATMVAAGIFLVARLQPLYSIFPSIQFIIALVGTITCFLGASIALTQMDLKKGLAYSTVSQLGYMMLAMGCGAPVAGIFHLVTHACFKAMLFLGSGSVIHAMEEVVGHQPVLAQDMRLMGGLRKKMPYTSTTFLIGCIAISGIPPLAGFWSKDEILGNAFISFPAFWFVGLLTAGMTAFYMFRLYFLTFEGDFRGENKELQKELLIASKINIDEENEEEHEEHGSIHESPWSMTFPLVFLAVPSIVIGFMGLPWDSKIANLLDPEEAEIVAKAFDLKEFLPLAIASVVIASAGIIIAYQAYFLKKINLSVLFAEKFPSINQFLSNKWYLDDINEKLFVKGSRKLAKEVLEVDSKVVDGVVNLTGLVTLGSGEGLKYFETGRAQFYALIVFGGVILLVAIFGFQSPQVS
- a CDS encoding nucleotidyltransferase family protein — encoded protein: MKAMILAAGKGTRVQPITHVIPKPMIPILQKPVMEFLLELLREHNFKEIMVNVSHLAEEIENYFRDGQRFGVEIAYSFEGRIEDGELIGDALGSAGGLKKIQDFQNFFDETFVVLCGDALVDLDLTQAVKKHKQKGAIASLITKKVTKDQVSSYGVVVSDENGRIEAFQEKPSVDQALSDSINTGIYLFEPEIFNYIPTAEKFDIGADLFPKLVEMDLPFFALPMDFEWVDIGKVPDYWSAIRNVLQGKVRQVQIPGKEIKPGVFTGLNVAANWDKVNITGPVYIGGMTRIEDGATIIGPSMIGPSCCICEGATIDNSIIFDYSKIGKGVRLMDKLVFGKYCVGKNGDHFDLQDASLDWLIADSRRSDLTEPSPQQKAMAELLGTDLINIPD
- a CDS encoding methylenetetrahydrofolate reductase; this encodes MKSKLQQTLEKRSKVITAELMPPRGGDPIRSLKIAQLLKDKVHAVNITDGSRAVMRMCSLAMSKLLLENGIEPVMQISCRDRNKIALQSDILGANALGIKNILCITGDSVKAGDQQDAKAVHEFESVRLLQQIQAFNEGIDPTLGELSDKKTFIFAGAAADPGCRNQRSLENRIKKKKEAGARFIQTQMIMEKENLIEFCEKISNPLEIPVIAGVFLLKSYKNALFINKYVPGAKIPECILNRLKEAKNPLQEGIKIAAEQAHDFINIANGVHLMAVKAEHLIPEIIEKANLSLEY
- a CDS encoding CYTH domain-containing protein, which produces MALEIERRFLIKNDNWKKFITKKIYIEQGYLSNSLEGWITRIRLTSKNSKIALKKHIKGFTNFEYEYSIPRGDAEKIMLNLSSKIKKERFFLEVKKKSWIIDCFKENNYPLEIAEIELSNEEEDLFLPSFISEEITGMTHYSNFSLANNPFSDWKEDFLKTFNSN
- a CDS encoding segregation/condensation protein A, with translation MLIKFLQDAAGKGELDPWDIDVISVIDSFLGQYSHTFNKSSNITISYHKDLAETSEAFFAASVLVNLKAQVLESDVFKENSSDFDDEFNLDDQDWIDKEFDIPKYPEKYLRRRSIAQPILKRTTTLGELVSQLESIAEIIETQDLLLMKRKRNKKYSDKALISQVKSLAHREKLPETTKALGRFIDGWEKALQWTDFEYLVNKWQTVVKNDLDKDRLGVFWALLFLSSENKIEIKQINSLYGPIQIKRIIPDGGIAQLPIENLEISNASSSAA